One Companilactobacillus farciminis KCTC 3681 = DSM 20184 genomic window, ATCCAGGGTCATCTGTCGTTAAAATTGCTTCATCAGCTGATTCAGTTAAAACTTGTGCAAAGCCAGCTCTTCTAGAAACTCCTTTATCACCAGGGCTTCCAACAACGACTTTAATTGCTGAACCAGGATACTCACGTTTTAAGAAGCTCAACAGAGCATTCATACTAGCGTAGTTGTGTGCATAATCTACAAAGATGGTCCCGTGAGACTTGGTATTAATGTGCTCCATTCTCCCCGGGACGAATGCTTTTTTTAGACTATCGCGATCACCTCATTGTCAACGCCAATAATTTTTGCAGCCGTAATAGCAGCTCCTGCATTCAATTCGTTGAAATCACCAACAAGTCCTAGTTGATAAGTATATTCACCATGTTCTTGCAAGTCTTCAGCTTTGTCGCTTTCGGCAGTATAAGTGAAAACTGAATCATTCAAATTGGACTCTTTGTTGCGAATACTGAAGTCAGTGTCGCCAACTTCATTTTTAGCAAAGCGATAAATATCTTTGTCGTCACTAGTTTGTTTAGCAGCCGCATAAACTGTATCGTAGTCGTTTGTTTGACGATTAATAATATTTACCTTGGAGTTGATCATCAATTGCTTCTTGCAATTCAAATAATCAGCGTAAGTTGGATGTTCATTAGGTCCGATATGGTCGGGAGTGATATTCAAAAATCCACCGATATCGAATTTCAATCCATAAACTCGATTCTTCTTATATGCTTGAGACGATACTTCCATAACCAGGTATTTAATACCGTTGTCAACACAAGTTCTCATGTCATGGAAAAGATCCAATGATTCTGGTGTCGTTAAATCTGACTTGAATTCATCTTTTGGATCTGGTCCCACGATACGGTCAACGGTTGAGAATAGACCAACTTGCTTAGGATAAGCATTCTTCAAAATATCATATGTAAAGTATGATGTTGTTGTCTTACCTTTAGTTCCTGTGAAGGCAACGATAAAGAGATCATTTTGAGGATTGCCAAAGTACTCTGAACTCAAAAGAGCCAAAGCCTTTGAAGCACTCTTTACGATTAGACGATCAATATCCTTGCTGTACTCTTTTTCTGAAACATAAATTTTGGCACCATTTTTAATGGCTTGATCTAAGTATTCAGCCTTGAAATTATTTCCCTTGCAGAAGAAGATCCCATTAGTTTGGTCTTCTTTAGAATTGTAACTAATATTAGTTACCTCAAGGTTATCGTCACTAACTGAACTAGAAACCAGTAAATCATGTTTCTTCAAAATCTCTATAGCTTTACTTATTTTCAAACTCATTTTTTCACACTCCTAAAATAAATGGTTAAAAAATTCTACGATTTGATCCCACCAAGATTTCTGGTTTGTCTCCTTATGTATCTTTTTTCTAACATCTGCCTTTTTAAACGGAAGATAACCACTGTTAGTGTTCGTGGCAATCAATTTTACAGTTTGTTTATTGTGGATTGCAGTAAAACCTAAGTCGTCACTACTTACAGTATAACGTAAATCTTCGATATTAGAATTTTTAGGCAACCAAACATAAACAGGTTCATAAGTTTATATTTTTTGTTATTAATTTTTATACTTTTATCTTTTTGAATGACTTCTTTACGATCAAAGTTATCTCTTAAATAGTGGACTAATTTTGTGTTGAGCGGAAACGTTTATCATTATCATTTTCCTCACCTTGAGCATTCAAGACGATTGTCACCAATCTAGTATTATCCAATGGTAAGTTCCGACAAAGGATTCCCCGGCTTGTTCAGTCGTACCAGTCTTTAGACCGTCGAATTCATAGCCTTCCTGATAGTCGCGTTGGCCTTTCAATAAGAAATTCAAAGTGTCATAAGTCTTGATCTCATTATCGATTGGGAATGACAATTTCGTTTGTGAAGTTGTCTGAAGTATTTCTGGATATTGATCTAAAACGTGCTTGACAATAACGCCGATATCATTGGCTGAAAGCTTGTTTTCACCATCAGTTGGTCCAATGTACATATCGGTTTTCAAGTCAGAATTATTCAAACCAGAAGCGTTGTATAATTCAGCATCCTTGATACCCCAATCTTTGACTGTTTTGCGCATCATTTTGACAAACTTAGCTTGTGTTCCGGCCACTTTTCCAGCCAACATCATCGCAGCCGAATTGGAAGATACGATCCAAGCAGCATTGTAGAGATCTTTGACCGAATAAGATTTATCGGCATCCAAACGAACGTTAGTTAATTCGTTGTCCTGCGTCATATCAGCTTGTTCCTGTGTTGGTGTTACCAAGTCCGATTCAGAGATCTTGCCGTCCTTGATAGCTTTGGTTACTAAATACAACGTAACAATTTTAGTAATTGAACCTATAGCCAATTTCTCATCTGGATTTTTGGAATAGACGATTTGTCCACTGTTCTCATCAAAAATCATCCCTGCACTAGCATTCAATTCAAGCTCTGGCTGAGTAAATGTTGCAGCAGCAACCTCTGATGTAAAAATTGGCAACGTCAAAATGAAAACTGACATTACCAACATGAATTTCTTTGCGAAACCTTTCATAAATAAACCTCTCAAATCAATCTTTCGATTTCGAAATTGGAAAATGACTAATAAATGATGTCTTTTCTTTATCGGAAGTAACAGCAATCGTACCACCGTGTAGTTGAACCATACTTTGAGCAATCGCTAGACCAAGTCCTGTTCCACCAGTTTTCTTGGAACGAGAATCTTCCACTCGATAAAAACGGTCAAAGACGTGCTTCAAAGAATCTTTTGGGATTGGCTGACCGTTATTGGCAACCGTCACAACCACCTCTTGATCTTTTTGTTCAGCGTTTAGCCAAATATGGGTCGCACCTTTACCGTACTTCAAAGCGTTCATGATCAAGTTATTAAAGACTCGTCCTAATTTCTCAGTATCGCCTTGCATCATGATCTTGTCCGGCGTGGAATTGACGATGATTTCCATTCCTCGTTTGTTAGCCTCTAATTCAAAGTCAGCTGACAACTGATCTAGCATTTGAGCCATGTCGAATTTTGTCATCTTCAAACGACTTGTCGCATGCTGAACATTCGCAAATTCAAACAGAGAATTGACTAAGTTTTGCATCTCTAATGACTTCTTGTAAGCAATATGCGTATATTTGAGAATTTGATTCAGGTCATTGAAGTTTTTCCCTTCAATCAAACCCAAATAACCGATCACTGAAGTCAAAGGCGTTCTAATGTCGTGGCTGACGTTACTGATCAATTCATCTTTGCTTTTTCTGATTGGCGCTGTTCTTGAGCGTGTTGATCCATATTCAAAATCAATAAATTAAAAATCTCGATAATGCCTTGTAAACTAGGATTGACC contains:
- a CDS encoding sensor histidine kinase — protein: MISNVSHDIRTPLTSVIGYLGLIEGKNFNDLNQILKYTHIAYKKSLEMQNLVNSLFEFANVQHATSRLKMTKFDMAQMLDQLSADFELEANKRGMEIIVNSTPDKIMMQGDTEKLGRVFNNLIMNALKYGKGATHIWLNAEQKDQEVVVTVANNGQPIPKDSLKHVFDRFYRVEDSRSKKTGGTGLGLAIAQSMVQLHGGTIAVTSDKEKTSFISHFPISKSKD
- a CDS encoding Mur ligase family protein, producing the protein MSLKISKAIEILKKHDLLVSSSVSDDNLEVTNISYNSKEDQTNGIFFCKGNNFKAEYLDQAIKNGAKIYVSEKEYSKDIDRLIVKSASKALALLSSEYFGNPQNDLFIVAFTGTKGKTTTSYFTYDILKNAYPKQVGLFSTVDRIVGPDPKDEFKSDLTTPESLDLFHDMRTCVDNGIKYLVMEVSSQAYKKNRVYGLKFDIGGFLNITPDHIGPNEHPTYADYLNCKKQLMINSKVNIINRQTNDYDTVYAAAKQTSDDKDIYRFAKNEVGDTDFSIRNKESNLNDSVFTYTAESDKAEDLQEHGEYTYQLGLVGDFNELNAGAAITAAKIIGVDNEVIAIV
- a CDS encoding D-alanyl-D-alanine carboxypeptidase family protein — translated: MKGFAKKFMLVMSVFILTLPIFTSEVAAATFTQPELELNASAGMIFDENSGQIVYSKNPDEKLAIGSITKIVTLYLVTKAIKDGKISESDLVTPTQEQADMTQDNELTNVRLDADKSYSVKDLYNAAWIVSSNSAAMMLAGKVAGTQAKFVKMMRKTVKDWGIKDAELYNASGLNNSDLKTDMYIGPTDGENKLSANDIGVIVKHVLDQYPEILQTTSQTKLSFPIDNEIKTYDTLNFLLKGQRDYQEGYEFDGLKTGTTEQAGESFVGTYHWIILDW